Proteins encoded in a region of the Perca fluviatilis chromosome 8, GENO_Pfluv_1.0, whole genome shotgun sequence genome:
- the LOC120564013 gene encoding gastrula zinc finger protein XlCGF57.1-like, producing the protein MSKVQMLRAFVNQRLTAAAEEIFELFERTIAEYEEQIRLTLHTADVQQLLVVKAEVPLEQQEWSSSLDQVDPEPPPHIKEELWTNQEGEQLQGLEEADINFPFTSVSVKSEEDDEEDWVGPEPARNSDPDSPLQPATHDKTANSSEHETDDSGDWEETREPQSGLNPLQNSEVAISDVEPLKKHTGVQTDGKPFCCSVCGKRYPLKKSLSIHMRLHSEGKHFTCSVCKTSFCSKSNLVMHMRIHTGEKPFSCSFCSKRFARKTHLRDHLSSHTGDKPFSCSVCSKTFIQKNHLKQHLTVHTGEKPFSCSVCSKTFALKQNLKRHLTVHTGEKPFSCSVCDRSFNRQDSVKNHKCVGEGSGNK; encoded by the exons ATGTCTAAAGTCCAAATGCTGAGAGCTTTCGTCAACcagcgactaactgcggctgctgaagagatatttgagctgtttgaaagaacgatagcagagtacgaggagCAAATCCGGTTAACGTTGCACACAGCAG ACGTCcagcagctgttggtggttaaagCAGAGGTTCCCCTCGAGCAGCAGGAGTGGAGCTCCAGTCTGGACCAGGTGGacccagagccccccccacacattaaagaggaactctggaccaatcaggagggagagcagcttcaagggctggaggaggctgacaTCAACTTCCCGTTTACTTCTGTctctgtgaagagtgaagaagaCGACGAAGAGGACTGGgtaggaccagaaccagccaggaactcagaTCCAGATAGTCCTTTACAACCAGCTACTCATGACAAGACTGCAAACTCCTCTGAAcatgagactgatgacagtggtGACTGGGAGGAGACTAGGGAACCTCAGTCAGGTTTAAACCCTCTGCAGAACAGTGAAGTAGCTATAAGTGATGTGGAACCTCTGAAGAAACACACTGGAGTCCAAACAGACGGGAAACCATTTTGTTGCTCGGTGTGTGGTAAAAGATACCCTCTGAAGAAGTCTTTATCAATTCACATGAGACTTCATTCAGAAGGAAAACATTTCACCTGCTCAGTTTGTAAAACAAGTTTCTGCAGCAAAAGCAATTTGGTTAtgcacatgagaatccacaccgGGGAAAAACCTTTTAGTTGCTCATTTTGTAGCAAAAGATTTGCACGAAAGACACATCTGAGAGACCACTTGTCTTCCCACACCGGGGACAAACCATTTAGTTGTTCAGTTTGTAGCAAAACGTTCATACAAAAGAATCACCTGAAACAACACTTGACTGTCCACACGGGCGAGAAGCCGTTTAGTTGTTCAGTTTGTAGTAAAACCTTCGCGCTGAAGCAAAATCTGAAACGGCACTTGACCGTCCACACCGGGGAGAAACCATTTAGTTGCAGCGTTTGCGATAGAAGTTTTAATCGGCAGGATAGCGTCAAAAATCACAAGTGTGTTGGTGAGGGCAGCGGAAATAAATGA
- the faap24 gene encoding Fanconi anemia core complex-associated protein 24 — protein MENKAPAVLNAVPPYGHVIASEKWRNSSLIQSLKGGGVKILFENELGVADFHLPNKSCILYVSECDIVAGNGYKRKLVRYRNSKIIAMRSFPRIVQPWFTLLSDADCPTCSDGLQVHGEDRENPFRRRSSSRLLDPLVLAMVQHVPGVGRVKALALLQQFSSIQELCNAPPAELEPIVGQAAAQQIHSFFHKPTTAGN, from the exons ATGGAGAATAAGGCGCCTGCTGTGCTGAATGCGGTTCCTCCTTACGGACATGTTATTGCCAGCGAGAAATGGAGAAACTCTTCCCTTATTCAAAGCTTAAAAG GTGGTGGTGTGAAAATCCTCTTTGAGAACGAGCTCGGTGTGGCAGATTTCCACCTGCCCAACAAGAGCTGCATCCTGTACGTGTCCGAGTGCGACATCGTAGCAGGAAACGGCTACAAGAGGAAACTGGTTCGCTACAGAAAT tcaaaaataatcgcaatgAGATCTTTTCCTCGTATCGTGCAGCCCTGGTTCACTCTGCTGTCTGATGCTGATTGTCCCACCTGCTCTGACGGTCTCCAGGTTCACGGGGAGGACCGAGAGAACCCCTTCAGGAGGAGGAGTTCGTCCCGGCTGTTGGACCCGCTGGTGCTGGCTATGGTGCAGCATGTCCCCGGGGTCGGCAGGGTCAAGGCTCTGGCCCTGCTGCAGCAATTCTCCAGCATCCAGGAGCTGTGCAACGCCCCCCCCGCTGAGCTGGAGCCCATCGTGGGTCAGGCTGCTGCTCAGCAAATCCACAGCTTCTTCCACAAGCCCACTACTGCTGGCAACTGA
- the LOC120564012 gene encoding gastrula zinc finger protein 5-1-like: MSKVQLLRDFVNQRLTAAAEEICELFERTIAEYEEELEFRSKENHRQLKLMDAADCNPKVRLHRAASSRLYSPMRGPLPVLPSNVRPHRVPPPTLPTNAWSAGPYQPLMSGTPPMLSQFSASTSSCLSVLPSRSVAVMDNEQHMEPTAHRSYKDIQQLLVVEDDVPPEQQEWSSSLDQEDPEPPPHIKEELEELWTSQEGEQLQGLEEADIKFPFTSVPVKSEEDDEEKAQSSQLHESQTEENREAERTEADGEDWGGPEPARNSDPDRPLQPATLDKTVESSEPETDDSGDWEETREPQSGLNPLQNNEVPGSDVEPLKKRTGVQTGGKPFCCSVCGKRFFLKKTLTSHMRLHSEGNHFTCPVCKLVSSNRSTLVKHMRIHTGEKPFTCSLCNKQFAQKGHLRRHLTVHTDVQQLSVVKDWVTPEQQEWSSSLDQEDPEPPPHIKEELEELWSSQEGEHLQGLEEADIKFPFTSVPVKSEEDDEEKAQSSQLLESQTEENREAERTGADGEDWGGPEPARNSDPDSPLESATHDKTAGSSETDDSGDWEETQEPQSGLNSLQNDEEPGSNVECNTGKTSVSSSGCAGHEEHLQKPTGVQTGVKPFSCSVCGKSYTLKSSLKSHMRLHSEGKVFTCSICRTSFCETGSLVSHMRIHTGEKPFSCSVCGIRFAQKGNLKQHLTVHTGEKSFSCSVCNKRFARRSTLRRHLTVHTGGETMATFTCT, encoded by the exons ATGTCTAAAGTTCAACTGCTGAGAGATTTTGTGAACcagcgactaactgcggctgctgaagagatatgtgagctgtttgaaagaacgatagcagagtacgaggaggaacttGAGTTCCGTTCAAAAGAAAATCACCGACAACTGAAACTGATGGACGCCGCTGATTGCAACCCTAAAGTCCGgttacacagagcag CATCAAGTCGCCTATACTCTCCAATGCGTGGTCCACTGCCTGTTCTGCCCTCTAATGTCCGTCCGCACCGCGTCCCGCCACCCACACTCCCCACCAATGCGTGGTCCGCTGGCCCGTACCAACCTCTGATGTCCGGCACTCCACCGATGCTGTCCCAATTCAGCGCTTCCACGTCCTCGTGTCTCTCCGTCTTGCCATCGCGATCCGTGGCCGTGATGGACAACGAACAACACATGGAGCCAACCGCACATCGCTCGTACAaag ACATCcagcagctgttggtggttGAAGATGAtgttccccctgagcagcaggagtggagctccagtctggaccaggaggacccagagccccccccacacattaaagaggaactgGAGGAACTCTGGaccagtcaggagggagagcagcttcaagggctagaggaggctgatatcaagttcccattcacttctgtccctgtgaagagtgaagaagatgatgaagagaaagctcagtcctcacagcttcatgaAAGCCAAACTGAGGagaacagagaggcagagagaacagaagctgatggagaggactggggaggaccagaaccagccaggaactcagaTCCAGATAGACCTTTACAACCAGCTACTCTTGACAAGACTGTAGAGTcctctgaacctgagactgatgacagtggtGACTGGGAGGAGACTAGGGAACCTCAGTCAGGTTTAAACCCTCTGCAAAACAATGAAGTACCTGGAAGTGATGTGGAACCTCTGAAGAAACGCACTGGAGTCCAAACAGGAGGGAAACCATTTTGTTGCTCGGTTTGCGGTAAAAGATTCTTTCTGAAGAAGACTTTAACGTCCCACATGAGACTTCATTCAGAAGGAAATCATTTCACTTGCCCAGTTTGTAAACTGGTATCCAGCAAcagaagcactttggttaaacacatgagaatccacacaggggAGAAGCCATTTACTTGTTCACTTTGCAATAAACAATTTGCACAAAAGGGACATTTGAGACGACACTTGACTGTCCACACAG ATGTCCAGCAGTTGTCGGTGGTTAAAGATTGGGTTacccctgagcagcaggagtggagctccagtctggaccaggaggacccagagccccccccacacattaaagaggaactgGAGGAACtctggagcagtcaggagggagagcaccttcaagggctggaggaggctgatatcaagTTCCCGTTCACttctgtccctgtgaagagtgaagaagacgatgaagagaaagctcagtcctcacagctccTTGAAAGCCAAACTGAGGagaacagagaggcagagagaacaggagctgatggagaggactggggaggaccagaaccagccaggaactccgATCCAGATAGTCCTTTAGAATCAGCTACTCATGACAAGACTGCAGGCTCctctgagactgatgacagtggtGACTGGGAGGAGACTCAGGAACCTCAGTCAGGTTTAAACTCTCTGCAAAACGATGAAGAACCTGGAAGTAATGTTGAATGCAATACTGGAAAAACatcagttagctcctctggatGTGCTGGCCACGAGGAACATCTGCAGAAACCCACTGGAGTCCAAACAGGAGTGAAACCATTTAGTTGCTCAGTTTGTGGTAAAAGTTACACTCTAAAGTCATCCTTAAAGAGTCACATGAGACTTCATTCAGAAGGAAAAGTTTTCACCTGCTCAATTTGTAGAACAAGTTTCTGTGAGACTGGCAGTTTGGTTAgtcacatgagaatccacacaggcgagaaaccatttagctgtTCAGTTTGTGGTATAAGATTTGCACAAAAGGGAAACCTGAAACAACACTTGACTGTCCACACAGGGGAGAAATCATTTAGTTGTTCTGTTTGTAATAAAAGATTTGCACGGCGCAGTACTCTGAGACGACACTTGACTGTCCACACAGGGGGAGAAACAATGGCTACCTTTACATGCACGTAA